From the uncultured Methanomethylovorans sp. genome, the window GAACTAACGAGAAAATGGCGGGAGCAGCAGACCGATCTGCCAGATGCGCGGGGTTTGCTGGAGCAGATCCGCATGGAGAGGGAAGAAGCTGCAAAGGCTTCCGGCAAGAAAGTAAAGCCTGTTAAACCTCTCACCGAAGATGAAATTGCGGAATTGCCGGGGCTGCCGGAGGGGTGGGGATGGGTGAAAACGGCAGAAGTAATTGATCCAATAAATAATGGTTATACGCCAAAGGCTAATTTTCTTTTTTCAGGATCAGGGGAAATTCCCTTCATCAAAGTTTACAATTTGAATTTTGACGGATCATTTAACTTTCAAAAAGATCCGACATTTATTCCTGAAGCAATCCATAAAAAAGAACTTGCGAGATGGTTACATACCCAGAAGATGTACTTATAAATATAGTCGGTCCGCCCTTAGGTAAGGTTTCAATCGTCACGAAACAATTTCCAGAATGGAATATCAATCAGGCAATAGTGCTATTCAGACCAAATAGATGGGTAATATCAAAGATAATTTCTTATTATCTTCAAAACCCCAAAACAATTCATTGGTTGGAAAATACATCTAAAGCTACTGCGGGACAATATAACGTCAAAGTTTCAACTTGTAGAGAAATACCGTTCCCTCTTTGTTCTGTAGAAGAACAACACGCCATCGTTGAGGAGATAGAAACGCGCCTTTCTGTATGTGATAAAATGGCGCAGGATATTGATGAGGCTCTGGAAAAGGCGGAGGCGCTTCGGCAGAGTATTTTGAAAAGGCTTTTGAGGGGAAGCTACTCAATGAAAGGGAGCTGGCAGAGGTGCGGATGGCGGAGGACTGGGAGCCTGCGGATGTGTTGTTGGAAAGGGTGAAGGCGGAGAGAACGGGAAGAAGTGACTGATAGATTTTCATTCATAACAAAAATGAAACCACAGAGAACACAGAGGTCACAGAGAGTAGTAGAAAGGGATATGGATCATAGTTCACAGGAGAATTGCATTCTCCGTGTTCTCTGTGAACTCTGTGGTGAAAAGATATGGTGCAATGAAAAGCACAAGTATGAAAATACAACCACAAAAAACACTATATGAAATTATACTTTACACGGCTTATAATATGGAAGGAGTGAGTTAGTGTTATGAAAGTCCTTGTCGTCATGGGAAGTCCGAGAAAAGGCAACACCTATCGGGCTGTCAAAAAGATAGAAGAGGTCATGCAGTCAAAGGGTGATGTTGAATTTGAGTACCTGATGCTCAAAGATGCGAACCTTTCAAATTGCAGTGGTTGTTTTGTATGTTTCATGAAAGGAGAGGACCACTGCCCGATCAAAGACGATGCACACCTCATTGAGCAGAAAATGCACGATGCTGACGGAGTTATATTTGCAACACCCGTCTATGGCATGAGTGTTTCAGCGCTCATGAAAACTTTCATAGACCGCTTCTCGTACATATTTCATCGCCCCCGCTTTTTTCATAAAAAGGCTCTGCTGCTCTCAACTACCGGAGCTATAGGTCTGAAGGATATACTCGATTATCTGCAACTGGTAGCAAGCATATGGGGTTTTGAAGTATCTCACAGGGTTGGCATCGTAACACCCCCGCTGGCAATATCCAGGAAGAAAGAGCTTGCAAACGAGCAGAAATTGAACAAAGCAGCAGCTATATTTTACGATGCCCT encodes:
- a CDS encoding NAD(P)H-dependent oxidoreductase, which translates into the protein MKVLVVMGSPRKGNTYRAVKKIEEVMQSKGDVEFEYLMLKDANLSNCSGCFVCFMKGEDHCPIKDDAHLIEQKMHDADGVIFATPVYGMSVSALMKTFIDRFSYIFHRPRFFHKKALLLSTTGAIGLKDILDYLQLVASIWGFEVSHRVGIVTPPLAISRKKELANEQKLNKAAAIFYDALQKKDRRSPGFRDVIVFHAQKASFGELIQDSPTDHAYWKEQGWLRPQAKYYVDVPVNPVYNAIGWTAEQVLRRKIRKDMAEAQR
- a CDS encoding restriction endonuclease subunit S encodes the protein MVTYPEDVLINIVGPPLGKVSIVTKQFPEWNINQAIVLFRPNRWVISKIISYYLQNPKTIHWLENTSKATAGQYNVKVSTCREIPFPLCSVEEQHAIVEEIETRLSVCDKMAQDIDEALEKAEALRQSILKRLLRGSYSMKGSWQRCGWRRTGSLRMCCWKG